The nucleotide sequence TGGTCTGGATAAAATTGTTTATCGTCTCTAATGGACTTGGGTAACAATTTATAAGCGGCTGTGTTTGGTGTTGAGTAACCAATATACTCAGCATTCTGCGCCGCATTTTCCGGACGTGACATGAAGTTAAGAAACTTGTAGATTGCGGTGAAGTGTTTAGCCGTCTTGGGAATTACTAAGTTATCAAACCACATGTTACTTCCCTCAGTTGGAACGATGTAGTGCAGGTGAGAATTCTGACTCATCATTTCAGCAGCTTCACCAGACCAGTCCACGGCCAATGGTGCTTCTCCGTCAGCCATGTACATTTTAATTTCATCAGCGACGACTGCCTTTACGTTTGGTGCTAACCGAATTAATTTTTTCTTCGCTGCAAGTAATTCTTGGTTATTTGTCGTATTTACAGAGTGTCCCTGTGAAATCAAAGTCATTCCCATAATATCTCGTGCAGAATCAATCAGCATCAATTGGTTTTTAAATTTTTTGTTCCATAACTGGTTCCAATGTTGGACCTCGCAAGGTTTAACATATTTATCGTTATAAATAATTCCTAACGTTCCCCAGAAGTAGGGAAGGGAATACTTGTTACCGCGATCGAAACTCTTGTTAAGGTAGGCCTGACCATAGTTGTCCATACCAGTTAATCTAGTCTTATTTAGAGGCAACAGTAGATGGCTTTCCTTCATTTTGCCGACCATATAGTCACTAGGTACCGTGATGTCGTAGTTGGTACCGCCTTGCTGCACCTTGGTGTACATGGCTTCGTTACTATCAAACGTTTCAACGTTAACGTGATAACCGGTTTCTTTTTGAAACTTGGAAATCAATGCAGGGTCAATATAGTCACCCCAGTTGTAGAGGTTAAGGACTTTGCTACCGGTGTCCCCAGCAGATTTTTGTAATTCGTTACTACCGTAAGCTAACCCCAAGCAAATGAGGATAATGGCTCCGGCGACCATCAATAATCGTTTCATCGTTCAGTCGCCCCCGTTCTTCGCTTCTTCTTAGTTGACCGGCTGCGATTATGACTTTCAATGAAGTAATAAACCACTACCAGTACTAATGAGAAGACAAACATAATTCCGGATAGCGCATTAATTTCTAGGTCAATTCCTTGCCGAGCTCGTGAGTAAATTTCTACAGAGAGCGTTGTAAACCCGTTACCAGTCACGAAAAAGGTAACCGCAAAGTCGTCTAATGAGTACGTGATG is from Lentilactobacillus curieae and encodes:
- a CDS encoding ABC transporter substrate-binding protein — encoded protein: MKRLLMVAGAIILICLGLAYGSNELQKSAGDTGSKVLNLYNWGDYIDPALISKFQKETGYHVNVETFDSNEAMYTKVQQGGTNYDITVPSDYMVGKMKESHLLLPLNKTRLTGMDNYGQAYLNKSFDRGNKYSLPYFWGTLGIIYNDKYVKPCEVQHWNQLWNKKFKNQLMLIDSARDIMGMTLISQGHSVNTTNNQELLAAKKKLIRLAPNVKAVVADEIKMYMADGEAPLAVDWSGEAAEMMSQNSHLHYIVPTEGSNMWFDNLVIPKTAKHFTAIYKFLNFMSRPENAAQNAEYIGYSTPNTAAYKLLPKSIRDDKQFYPDQQVIKRLQVYKNLSQQKVEQYNDLYLEFKMHH